A stretch of DNA from Molothrus ater isolate BHLD 08-10-18 breed brown headed cowbird chromosome Z, BPBGC_Mater_1.1, whole genome shotgun sequence:
ggacaGAGTTATGAGGACTCTTTTGATCAAAGTGCTGACGAAGAAACAGTTGAACAAAAGGAGGTGCCCAGCGTGGAGAAGGACAGTGGCTCAACAGAGGAGTTGGTAAATGATGGTCAAAGATGTGCTGTGTCAGAGGACACAGGCATTACAGATGATGTCAGCCaagagaatgaaacaaaaagtgaagaaaaaaggtaTGTTGGTTGCAACATTGCAGTCACTGTGTCATTCTGTGTCATGTTTGATATTGTCAAACAAGGAGAGATTTACTCTCAAATGTGGACTCTGGGGCCTGCTCACCAAAACTGGTTTGAATAAATACGATACTAAACAAAGCATGTAGGAACTTTTCTGGAGGTGGTATTTGACTGCAGATTGCAGCCATATCACTTCCTAGGAGCTGATTCAACATTCTGAGATTAACAATTGACTGtatagattaattttttttttctggatgcaCTTACCTTTTGTTGCGGGAAGCAAGAAcaggggaaagcagcagagttattgaaaactgaaaaacatcaGAAGCTTGTAAATGCTAAATGTTCCTGTGCACTGATTTTAGCTCCTCTTTGTCTGTTAGCAGCACTAAgcctaaagggaaaaaagccaagGAAGCAAAAAAGTCTGCTAAGGTGTCTTCAGAGAGCTCAACAATGGTATGTCAAATTACTTATGctatttaaaatagaataaggtgttggaagggaccttaaagatcatctagttccagtaGACCAcattgctcaaagccccatccagcctggccttggacactttccAGTGATGaagcatccacaacttctctgtgccagtgccttaTCACCcttacagtaaagaatttcttcataatgTGTAATCTAgacctgccctctgtcagtttaaggcCATTGCCCACTGTCCTGTCACTCTCCTTGTGTAAAAAGTCACTCTCTCTCCTTTTGTAAGCCCCCTTAAGACATAGGAAGGCTGCAATGAGttctccctgcagccttctcttcatctttctcagcctgtctttacAGGAGGGCTAAAAGGTGGGGGTCATATAACTACAAAGAAGGCTGTTTTTTGGTCACCTCCAGTCCACCACTTCTGTCCCTGTGATATTGATAGAACTGAAACTTCAGCTCTTGTCCTCACAGAGAAATACAGGACTCAGCTTCATTTCTAGGAGAGCTGGTGAAGCTCTGTGTGCAAGGCAgttcaaataaattaaacagcTGGGGACCattcaaataaattaaacagcTGTTGTCACCCAGCAGGTGACAGGCCAGTACTGTTTGCATCTATCTCAATATTGATGCTTCCAGAGAGCAAAACTTTGTAGTAACTACAGCTAAGACATACTAAATTCACTGCATCTCAGAGCCCAAAGCATTACCTGTATGGTCAGGTGAGATCAAAACTATCCTTTACTTTGAATAGTAAAGATTTACTTAGATTTGCAAGGCTTCCATTCTTGATTTTACTTAAAGCACTTTGAAATATAATGAAgttatatttgaaattatttgttaaaaaatatgTGCTTAATTGTTAATGAATAATGAAATCTTGATGATAGAAACAAACAGCTTATTCCTGCTTCATTGCCAAGGAGAAACTGTCTGCAAGAAATTGGTGTATTATACTGATGATATATTCAATATGAATGTGAAgcattctggttttttttctcattgtagAATGAAGTTCCTATCCACTGTGTAACCTGCAACTGTGCATTTCCATCCCGAAATAAATTGTTTGAACACCTGAAAGTCACAGGACATGCAAGAGCAACACCAACACCAACTGTAAATGGAGCTGTGaacaccaaaaacaaaaaagagaaacgTAAAAACAGATAGAACTTTGCTATAGTGACAGTCTTCAGAATTGTACATTAACACTctgaaaaaactgaaacatgCACACTGCCTGTGTCTGGAGTTAAACAAAGAAGGCAAGTACCAAtgtaggaaaaaatgaagatgcACAAAAGGAATACTATCTTGTGGAAGACTCTgtgctttcttctgttcttaAAAGCCTTCTTttaatcatagaatggtttgttGTCATGGCAGAGGTGGATGTTCCTTCCACCAGACCACCTTGTCTAAAGCCCTGTACCCCGAGCAGCTTTCACACCATAGGTGGGGAAATAGTAACTCAAAGCTATTCACCCTGTGTTCCTGTAGAACCTGCATGGATTATTTTCACACagaggaaataataaattattttgacaagtgtgctgttgcttttcttttgagagGGCTCAGCTCAGGGTGAGTAGCCAGTAGCAGGGCTTATGCTCTGTTGATAAGAACAGGGTGCTAAGAACACCCAGGTCATGGGTTTGGTCCTCTGTGGGCCATTCTCTTAGGAACTGGGCTTGATGATCCatgtggatcccttccaatttagaatattttttgaTTCTTGATCCTCTATCAAATGTGAAGCAGTGCCAAGATACAGGCTTTTCTTCTGCCATTTTCAAATTACTTAATTACATTAAGCAGCAGACAGAAGGGAAGAAGTTAGATGACAAAGCTGTTTAAACCAGTTTTGAGAATTGCTGTTTGGTTTGTACATCTACCTCCATGGCAGatgttgggggaaaaaagtctaGTGGAACAGCCTTGCTGGAATAAGTGAGGGAGAAATAAATGAGTAACATGAATGAATTAATTTGTTCTGATTTCTAAGGAAAGGCATTACGGTTCTGTTTAAAGGCATAATCTCCCTGAtcttcagtaggaaaaaaaaaaggtgggttAACAAATACCTGATTTTGCAGTGGAATTGGTTTGTACACAGGAGTTATGAAGGGAGTTGGAGAAGGCAGTGCTCAGCAAAGGCTGTACAATATTGTTTAGGACCCATGGAGTAAGATTTGGAGAGGTACTGACACTCTGTTACCAAAGTTCCTCTGAAGTACTGGCAGAATACTCTCCTCCCCCAAACTTACATGGTGCTTTATTGGGTCAAGGAATTTTTccaatattaaaatagaaataaaagtaaaatgatAAACGTACAGTTCTTGCTGACTGTCCACAACATCTACTTTTTTTACTGGAAACTGAAGGAAGCAATGACATTACACATTAAAAAGTGATTATGtaagaaagaacattttattcCACTTTCCAGAGTTTGCACCTTTACAAAATGATTAATGGGTGTGCTGTGCAatcccaaaagcagcaggaggaaaagagaagtgTATTTTGGAGAGAGTGATGACTGGATTTCCTATCCCcatgataaaaataattactgtaATTAGAAACATCTCAAGTGTCTGCAAACTTTTTGTAATGGTCTAATTACAGTGTGTCCTTGTAGGCAGGGTAAACAGTTTTAACTCTGAAATTTCTTTCCCAACTCTTTCTGTCACTCTTTCtaaaaattactgattttgATAGGATTTTCACTGGGGAAAGAAGAACACATGCCTGCCTCTCTCTCCATTTGATACCCTGTTAATCCAGTCAGGGTTTTTTGATAATGGCAAAATAGGTGTGCAGTTCATACAGATCAGCACTGTAGAACTGAAATGTAGCTTTACAAAACAGATTACACCATATCTTTGTTGAACACTGTATCAGTCAGAATGCTCTTATGATACTGAACAAGCATGTAATCGTCAcactgtgattttattttccagggtAGATTAGTGCCCAGTCTGGGTTGCAAGTGTCAAGGATTGTGTGTGCCTCTCATGTGAGGAAACAAACCAGTTCTattttgcagctgctttttccaTGTGTCTCTGTAAAGCAGTACGAAATACTTCCACAGCAAAGTCGACATCCCTCTTAGTAATGCACATAGGAGGCTTAATTCTGAATGTCTGAGGagagagaacaaaaagaaaaaagaaatgctcaAATTGCATGGAAAGAATATGGTTTCAAGCAGCCTATCTGGGTCAGCACTCCCGCCCcaaaaaagtgaggaaaaaaggagaacagCAGTGTAGGCACCGAGGCTTATGATAAATGTACTTTGAAATGGAGCAATTTTGAACTTGACTGCATTGAATTGCATCTGACTCATGACCGCCTCTTGATAACCTAACTGCCTCCACAAAAGACCTAAGTAGAGTAGGTCGTGTCTGCAGCTCTGTTTCGGCAGACAGTAAAATCTTAGATGCATTTGTataaagaaagaacagagacagacgcattttcctttcttgcagCTCTACCACAGGGAAAAGTAGTATCTGCTGAGAGTGGCAGGCTCTCCCATTGTGTCAGCCgatttgcttttttattataggctgtttttaaaggcttttaagAGAATGCATTATGAATGAATCACTAAATACTACATTGTAGTTAGGGTGCTATAGCTGGAAATGTTGGTCAGGAAGCATTATATGTACAGCTACACTTGTCAAGAACGTGGTCTCTTAAATCTGAATGTTTAATCTATGTTTCCAAGagtatttattttccataagAATCTTTAATTCAGGTTTTTCTGGCCTCATGTCACGGGACTTAATACAGGAAGAGCAGAGTAATGGGCTTTctcacccacagccctgctgaagcAAACACTCACAGGTAAACAGCCCTCTTATCAGACAGAATGAGATTTTACTGCACTGAGCTTCAACTCGTTACCTGCCTCTTGGTCTGCGACTTAGGGAAGGAGTGATGAGGTAACAGACACAGTGTCTGATTTATTTTAGCCACCCTCCATCCATCTCACATGgcagctgcctcctctctgTCAGAGGGCTTCACTGAGGGGCCAGCCCTGAGGCAATTCTCTGCCATTAAAtgagtgctgcagggagctggtgcCGTGTCCTGGCTACAGCATGGAGTACACTGTCAGCTGCTGTGGGTTGATGGCCTTCACATCCAACTCTCTCTTCTGTGCTGTTGCTCAACTTGCTGTcaacaccattttttttcctttaattgcCATAGAATTAGAACATTACCCAGCTCCCCAGACCCAAAGAACTACTAGTTTTGTACTGATGTATCAGGTGATAACCTAAGCTGTGCAAAGACTTGTTCCTGAGTATTGCTGAGTTCTTCTAAATTGCATAGACTGTATACCTTGCATACCTTGGTTTTCTCGGGGATGTTGTCCCTCTGAAGGAAAACTCCAAGCTTTGAGCTTGTTcagaatatttgaaaagaaTCATATAGTTCTTGCCCAGTTTTAAATAAGCAGTATTAAACAGAGATGGCTCCTAAGAGTATacattttctaatttatttacTAAACTAAATTAACTTAACTTGAGGGAAGCAGAGATGTAGttcacaaggaaagaaaataagctttATTTATAACCAGAGGTTCAGTACCTGACTGTAGAGCCCTCCTCTGCCAATCAGAACCCCCATGTCTTTACAGTCCTCCCAGATCTGATGGATTTCTTCAGCTGGAAGAGGGCGTCGGCTGTCCTGAGGATAGGAAATACTAAACTTCACTCAGATATTCTAAATTAGTTCTGTGACAAAGATTTATATTCCAGTCTCTCCAACAAATCCCAACTCTAGCTGAAAATGTTAGCTGTATAACTTACCTGCTCTCATGAGCCTGTGCAGTTAAGGTGCATGTCACTGTTTACTCAAAGCTTGTGAAATAGCTGAATGATGGAATGTTCTGGCTCATTTTTAGCCAGAGCAGTGTTTTCCCACTGCACTCTCTGCTTTTTAACAGGAactatttctattatttcaaTTGAAATGGCACTGTAAATTGAAAGGAATGAAGAAGTCACTAACCTTATCTGTCACCATTTCTACTCCAATCATAAGTCCCTTGCCACGGACATCTCCAACAATCTCAAATTTATCCCGTAGTTTAGCCAACTCCAGCAGCATGTATGTTCCCACATCATCACTATTTTTTTGTAGACCGTCTTCTTCAATAGCCTGGTTAAAATGAAGTACCATGACAGTGTTGCACGAAAAGCTTTCAACACATTCTGTTAATCCCCATTGAGCTTGTCACTATATTTATCTCACTTCCTTGCTATGTTCCTTGGCTACCTCACTGCTCAAAAAACTCATCACATCACTGCTGTGATGATCACAGCATCAGAATACAGTTGCCCATAATACTTTCATATTTCTGAGTcacttttcacatttttcttaatgtttaCATTTAATCCAGTAATTCCTGCTCACATGTACTTGTAACTGGAAAATACCTGACCAGAAggattattttcaaaatcttaCCAGAatgttttaacttttttcaGTATCATGAGAAGAATACAATTTGACTAGGCTTATCTATGTGTACTAGGCAGGGAACAGCTtgaataatatattatatttagcaacaacatgtttttttaaaaacagtattttcttcattctttacACTGTCCTCCTTAATCAGATTTCTTATTTGCAGGCACATACACCACCTACATACAGACCATTAGATGAACCTAACATCTGCAtttagaaaaattacatttaaaagtaATTACTGAAGATAAAGTGGttgtttctactttttttttctttcaactcCATTTTATTCTTCCTGATTCTAACAATTTCCTTGGAATTATTTCAGAGCCAGTCTCCAAGTTATTTCGGAgttgaaaaaccccaaaacatggGTTCTTTATACAATCATCCATCTTCTTAATAGCTTAAACCCCCCAAACCACTCAGGAAAGCAACACGAATAGAAACAGTGTCTGCTGTAATGAAGTGCACTTCAGGAATGAATGTTCTGTGCATAATCAAGACAAATTGATTTGTAATAGTGACCTACTACCCACTGACTGATTTTCTACTGAATAATAAGTGAAATATGttgcacatttttctgttttctttttcatgaggtaatttttttttccagaagaatttTTGACCTTAGGTATTTGTAATTGTCTGATCATAAAAGTTTTTTTAAGCATAAGGTAAAAAACATAAAGTAAGCATAAAGCCTAAAATTTTGTTAAACATGTATGCcagaaaatagattttcttaGCTGTGGATTTGTATAGTGCTATGAAAGAATTAGCTAAGGCTTTTCAGTAAGTTCTCTCCTACAATTTTATTAACAAAGTAGAGAGCCCAAGGGAGAAAAAGATGATTCTGAAGTCATAGTTACAGGGCTCCTAGTCCTTCTAGAGATCTGAAAAGTTTTGCAATTAAATtaatcaggattttttcctgtgtatgGGACACACTGGGGCACGTATACATGCATATGTTTATGCACTTTActcagttattttaaaaattgcccACATAGAAACTTATATGTGCAACTTTCATCTTTTGATACAATTTATCTTGTGGTACAGGTAAATTCATATAATGTTCTCCCTACGTCAAGAACTGCAGCTCCAACTACACAGGCCAAAGGGTTTCCTCCAAACGTATTAAAGTGAAGGTTTTGAGCCAAGGAACTTgcaatttctgaaagaaaaagaacaacacTGGTTACTCCTTCcattcatagaatcacagaatcatagaatcacagaatggtttgggttggaagggaccttaaagatgatccAGTTCCgacccctctgccatgggcagggacaccttccactggactcagttgctccaagccccaaccagcctggccttgagcactgccagggatggggcacccacagcttctctgggcaacctgtgtcACTGTCTCAACCCCTCACAGTAAAGAGTTTTTTCCtcatatctaatctaaacctaatctctttcagtttaaagccattcctccttgtcctgttacTCTATGCTCTTCTAAATagaaaagtccctctccattcTTCTTGCACTGAAGGCCAAAataggtcaccccaaagctttctccaggctgagcaatccaaattctctcagcctttcctctttGGAGAGGTGCTCTGcccctctgatcatcttggtggcctcctctgccCTGTTTGGTAACCGTACTGAATTGCTTTAAACATTTGTTACTGTAACAACAATTTCATTTGCTGTGGTTCAACTCTGATTCTACTGGAGACAACACAGCAAGATTTCCTGGAAGCAGTCTGTGCAAAATATGAGTATTTCCAAAAATTATACTGCCTAGCAGataccaaaacaaaactaattttaaaagtcatgCTTCTAACATATGCTCTCAACTGCTTAGACAGACTGAGCCTCCCTAGACTGAGCCTGCCATTTGTAGGAATCAAGCAGCTGGGTTATTTATTCACAGTATatttatcagtaaaacagtgaATTCAGTGAGGATTTCCAGGCTCTTTTACCAGCTCTACAAACCACTCACATGTTCATTCCTGCTTCAGTTATACAACTAAACCCATTCAAATACAGCTTTGTACTGATACAGCACATGTGGTAAAACAGGTGAAGCAATAAGGACCCAACTCAATTCTCAAAAGATAGATTGAGAAAAAGTTTTAAGTAACATTCAGCTTTTTAAACACACATCTCTCCACCAGTACTTATTTTGTATTATATTTTGCAATTACTCTGTTTTAGATCATAGTGGAACAGAACACTTATACCTTTTGTTGTAACAACAGCTGCCATTGGGAAGCCATTGCCAATTCCTTTTGCCAAAGTAACAATGTCAGGGACCACACCATGTGTTTGAAACCCCCAGAAATGGCTGCCTGTGCGTCCAAATCCTGTCTGTacctttcaaagaaaaaattcagagaTACACTCATCACTTTCTCACACTTTATGATATAGCtccttttcttgtgtttctaTTGTTACTGATTTGCATTAAACAGCAACTGTATCTGGAGTCAACTTGTATTAGGACCCTTATTCAGATCGTTCTACACAAAATGCTATTTATTGTAAttgggtttttctttcatgtgaTAAAATGTCATCATGTCTTAGGCCTGGTGAGATGCACAAATAAGATGCAGTGTCCATTTCAAAGTGGAGAAGAAATGTAAAAACATTTGACACATTTGATACTATTGTAGTATTGTTTTAGCTGAGAAAATTCTACTTCTAAAACATATTTGCAGAGGTACAGCAATCaagtattttctgtattctaTGTGTGTCAACAACACTCATAAAAGGAACAGTTATTTTGACAAATCTTCCATCACAAGTAGCATTTGTTGCTACTTACTGCTATTGTCGCATATTTGTGTAAATTTACTGCTCCCAGAAGGTAAGGACTGAAGTCTGCTACAAATGTTACCTTTTCCCAACATGAGAAAAAAGGTAGTAAAAACTGGGAGGCTCCTATGCTTGGAAAGATGCAGTTTAACACTGTGTTAAACTTAAGCTATGAAGTGTATCACATTTCACTTAGATTATTTCCAGGCTTCACCTGGATTCTTTTAGGACAACTTTCAGAAGTACCCTACTCTAGAATTCTTATGTAAAAAAATCTGACTCACTTCATCTGAAATGCAAAGGCCCCCTCTTTCCCGTATAAGCTGATAAGCTTCCTTTAAGAAATTTCTTGGGTACTGAACAGCTCCATTAACACCCTGCCAAGAGAGAAACACAATGTTTTCAGGAACAGACAAGGAAACAGGAATTCTACTTGAGAAAAGAACCTAGCAGCCCTCAGGTAACAGCAGGACTGCTGTTACAAGCTTCTGGCTCCAGCAATGAAATCACTTCAGAAAGCTCCTGCTCAGGTCACGCATTCCCATTCCacagtgctgcctgctgctccgCTGGTTGTGCTGGCAGGAATGCTTGTGAGATCACTGTAAGACCAAGTCAATTAACAACAAACTGCTGAAACAAGGACCGTGAAAATCTATACACAGCAAAACCCAGGAACTGTTTGATGAGGAAGTTAACCAGAGAATTCAAATTCCTTCTTTGGTTAATTTGTTTAGAATATTGCCTTCTCAATGTCTTTTCACCTTGACAGTTTGCACTTGCCTTGgaaattcaattttttccctccacCTGGACCAGAACAGCTTTTAAGACTCAAGTACATAAGTACttagaaaacagtaaaaacCAGACAACTGCTCCAGTTTTCCCTTGCAGTCACAGTTCTCACATTGTTTCTCTTGCCCGGgataaattctcatttttcctaTTGAAGACCCATGTCAAAAGCAATTGTGAATGTAGGGTGAAACATTTGGAGAATGAATTCTGTGGCCATCAGTTGCTGGACAGCTGTTAAAAATGTAGTGGACAACATGACgagaagagggagaaggaggtTGAGTTAAAAgtttacagaaataataatgaaaattgaAAGGAGATAATAGAAACCAAACCATAGCATGCATCACACTCActatttaaatgcagaaaaaaaatgtatgtttttctGTTAATCGTGATTCTTTGTTTAATTTCACAAGAAAAATCCTAGTTCCATTGAAGTCAGTGACAAAAGCTGAAATTTGAAGGCAGTGCATCTAATCTTTCAAACACTTAAAGTGTTTAAAGCATTACAAAATCATAGTAAGAATCAGCAAACATCTATGTTCAGGTTGCAGCTAAAGAATATCAGATTTGAGTATTTATTTCACACTACTTGTGCTATCACAATTGAGAAATGGCAAATTACCTACTTGGATTGGTTCAGCAATAAATCCAGCTACTGTCTTGGGCACTGAAGTATTCAGAGTATCTTTGAACTGTTCAATGTACTGGTCTTTTGCAAGACATGCACCTGTTTACAGGGGAAACAGTTTGAAGGGAATTTACTTCACATGAACAAAACTAGCTTCAAAACATGAAACTTTGCATCTAAGCAACAAGTGTTGTGTGACTGCATGGTAAATACCACCTCTCAAATGAACAATAAAAAGCTAAACATTAAAGGAGAGAGTCTCTTCTTGTAAATGTGTACTCCATGGTTAGTGCAGGTAGGAGGATTCTGGAGAATACAGTCTGTGCTTAGATAAAGAACAGAACAATTAGTATGGCTAATGCTGCCATCCACTAGGGACAGCAAAGCTAAAAACAAACCATTCTGTTATGTGTCCATAtgaactaaaataataaaaagtgcTTGTTGAAACAGTAGAAAAACTGATTGGAACTGTTCTTAGCTGCACAGCAGTAGAAGAGATTTCACACTGTGTTGTATATGGAACATCTTGCCCCATGTAAGACCTCCACCTATTGCTGATTGTCCTTACTATTTGCCTTATTCCAATATAAAAGCTGGAAAGCTGTCAGAACTTTAGAAACCACAAAAAAGACCATCAACACTTCTGTTCTTCCAGATGTGCTGAAATGAGTTCCACAGCTTCCAGAGTTGATCATGACAAATACTGGAAACAAACACTGGGATTTCAAGAAGAAATCTGAGAACGTCGTGTCATCTGTCCCACATTTTTCCCATAGGGATGCAGGGTCCTGAGATAATCTGCAATATTTCATTTGGTTCAGCCTTGCAAAACAGAACCAGACATCTACTTTGCTTGAGGAGGTAATCATAACATATTTTCACTAGTATTTTGTAATCCAAAAATTTTTGTCATGGACCAACCTTCAGTACAGCTGCATTTTCGAACAGTTTGCACTGGAGAATCTCTACAATGGCTGCCTCCCCATGGACCACGAAAAACATCTGGTAACATTGTCTGTCAGACATAAGAGAAATAGCTATAGATTTGATGATGGCTTTCTAAGAGATCTTTTGATCTAATGACTAatggcaaaacagaaaaacagctgtTAGAATCAAGGGGCAAACACAATTCAAGGAACTTGTGTGAAGAACACTAGGGGGATAACACCAAATAACCAAGACAGTGTTGGAATCAAAAATTTAGACTGTTCCATCAATAAGCACACAACtgattttttattccttttttcattcttaGGATATTGGTTACCTAAAGGTAATGCCAGCATTTAAGAGCTTCTGGTAGTATTTTGGTAATCTGAAATAAGAACAAAATCTGCAAAGTAGAGTGAGGCAGGCATATCTAACAGAGAAAACTCCAGCTTTCTAATCCTGCTGCTGATGAAATACCACATGAATTAGGGCACTCACTGAGATaggctgggaagctgctgtaAATGAGCCTTCCTATGGTTAATAACGTGGCTGTCACCTGTAACTATTGGAGTCAACAATAGCAGCTTCTAGACAGAAAGTTACTCCAATCTGCTCAAGGGCAGGGACATTACATACTGCCATTTAACCTCAGTGGATCTCCTTAACAGGTGTGTCTCCTGTCTTGCTGAGATAGGATTCCCATTCATTATAGTGAAGGATCTGCTCCAGACCATCTGAAATTCTTTGCACAGATCTGACAAAACAAACTTGAAAAAATGGGTTCAGAACATTATTTTGCTCCTTACACAGACTCCAATGAAAACATCAAGCATGACTAAAGAACTGCAAATCATGGACCACTTGTGTTATGGTTGTTCTAACTCCAAATTAGCCTAAGAAACTATCTGTGGAAGAAAAGGGGACTCTGGCTCTTGTTGAATTTACACAGCAGAAACTGCTACACTGCAGTTTTGATTAGTGGCCATAAAGCGCTtgagagcagaaaacagcaattGCTGAAATACTCAAATAAACTGTTAGTTACCCagattatgaaaaaaaaaaattctcacagTTGTACAGCCAAAGCCATTGGCAACACCATGCTTATAAGAAGTCAGAGATGTCAAGCCCAGCGTGTAAGGGCTGCCTCCGTGGTATCCTCCTCTGctcaaaaaaaacaaagcagatcAACATCACTCATTTCTGAGAACTGTCTGGAGTAATATCAGTTCTGAGAAGGCATGCTTCTGAGATATAAATTGTTGgggaaaatgtgcatttttacaCTGAAACGAAGAAGATTCCTACTGCCATTTTTTGCACTGCCTTTTGATACTGCTATTTCAAATATAAAAGCTGTGAAGAAATGTTTGAGAGGAGATGAGTACAATCATTGGAACCAACAGTGATTCAGACCGTGCCTCATGAAATTCTACTGTAGCACCTGATCCCTACAGAGCAAACATCTCTGTCTTTTGAATCTTGGAAACAGTTGCTGTCTCCAAAAGGTGTTGCCAATCATTAAACTAAATGGTGGTTTGCTGTCAGTTTTATATACAAATCAAAATTGGTTAGCGAGGATACACAAGCAAGGTAGGTACCCAATGTTCTGTTGAACGcagtaacagaaaaatacagctcTTCATTAACACAGCCATTTATTCTAATACTTGAGgctccctgggctgcacagTAAAGGGAACTGTTTATGCTGGTGTTTACAGTGTACTGGTGTTCAGCCCACATCCGTGCCTGTCATTAAGCCAGAAGAGCTGTTTGTGTACCTGTGCAGTGAACTGTGGTTCAGGGCCCTGACAGAATAACAAGgctgcaaagcaaacaaaacaaaaatcagctcCCAAGCAGAGCAGTTCCCCGCTGAGGTTCACTGCACTGCTGTTCCAGAGGTACCTTTGCACCCACAGGGGCACTGCAGAAGGGAAATGGAGGAAGAAAGGAGCAATTGCTCAGTCTTGGTCTGGCCATGAACAAAAGCCTACCAAAGCACACCCTGAACACAGACATCAGATCATTTTCTAGGTGACACAAGCAAAAATTGCAGGTTGCATTTTTATTGCAAACTAGTCCTAACATGCTATATGAAAACTTCAGCTCCTGATTTACTCCTCTTTGTCAAATACAGTAATTTTACAGCATTCTCCTCTGCAGACCTGGGGTGAAAAGTTCTCAGTTATTTCTTGTTTTAGGCACACAGAGAGCGATCCCATACACAGAGTAGTTTTGTGAAGCTGTGTCAGCATTACCTGAGAGAGATGATGTCAAAGTTACGAGTGTGTAGCCTTGCCATGAACATAGCTAAATCATTGGCTTCTGACCCACTGTTGGTG
This window harbors:
- the AGXT2 gene encoding alanine--glyoxylate aminotransferase 2, mitochondrial → MAGRLRRLGGVAFRQQKWKSSLSTQAKMPPCDFVPEKYESYTYERMQKIREQNIAPSLRTYYKRPLLLHQGHMQWLFDHEGRRYLDLFAGIVTVSVGHCHPKVTMATQKQLARLWHTTNIYMYPAIHEYAEKLTSLFPDPLKVVYLTNSGSEANDLAMFMARLHTRNFDIISLRGGYHGGSPYTLGLTSLTSYKHGVANGFGCTTTMLPDVFRGPWGGSHCRDSPVQTVRKCSCTEGACLAKDQYIEQFKDTLNTSVPKTVAGFIAEPIQGVNGAVQYPRNFLKEAYQLIRERGGLCISDEVQTGFGRTGSHFWGFQTHGVVPDIVTLAKGIGNGFPMAAVVTTKEIASSLAQNLHFNTFGGNPLACVVGAAVLDAIEEDGLQKNSDDVGTYMLLELAKLRDKFEIVGDVRGKGLMIGVEMVTDKDSRRPLPAEEIHQIWEDCKDMGVLIGRGGLYSQTFRIKPPMCITKRDVDFAVEVFRTALQRHMEKAAAK